A region of the Pricia mediterranea genome:
CCAAATCATTAAATATGTTACAGAGCCTGTTTATGATACCAATGGGCAGTCTATTACCGATCTGCCGTTGTTCAGGTTCGGGGAAACTCTGTTGAACTATGCCGAGGCAAAGGCGGAACTTGGCACTTTGACCCAAGAAGATCTCGATAAATCAATAAACCTGTTGAGAGCACGCGTAAATATGCCCGGTTTAATGCTGGATGAGGCCAATAGTAATCCTGATTCCTTCATTGCGGATCAATACGTTGGGGTAGCGGGTGCCAATGAGGGAATAATCCTTGAAATTCGGAGGGAGAGGCGTATCGAGTTATATATGGAAAATTTCCGGTGGGACGATATTGTCCGTTGGAAGTCTGGCGAAACATTGACCCAGCCTATTCGCGGCCTATATTTTTCTGGACCCGGGGAATACGATCTTACGGGTGACGGTGAAATTAACGTGGTTTTATATGAAGGCGAACGACCGGACAATGTAATTACCGGGATCCAGTATTATAAATTGGGATCCGATACATATTTAGACGACCAAGGCTTGATAATGCCCCATCCCGATTATGAAAACCGGACCTTTAATGAAAACAAAGATTATCTTTATCCCATTCCAAGGGTTGAACTACAGCTAAATCCGAATTTGGAACAAAATCCAGGATGGCAATGAAAAGTCTAATTTGTATAGCTATTTTCCTGAGCGGTATGGTGGGATTCGCCCAAAACAGCGGAGAAGAGCTGATTGTTATGTCCTTTAATATCAGATATAACAATCCGGATGACGGAGTCAATATTTGGGAAAATAGAAAAGAGTGGGCGGCGAAAAGTATCCGGTTCTTTGAAGCCGATTTGGTAGGGGCTCAGGAAGTCACCTATCCCCAATTGCAGGATATGGAAGCTTTATTGCCTACCTATGCCCATATTGGTGTAGGTAGGGAAGGGGGCAACAAGGGCGAATTCACCCCTATCTTTTATAAAAAAGACCGTTTTGAGCTTTTGGAGCACAGTACATTTTGGCTCTCGGAAACTCCCCAAGATGTCGGTTCAAAAGGATGGGATGCCGCCTTACCGCGAATCCTAACCTGGGCCAAATTCAAGGACAAAAACGGTGACAGGGTGTTCTATTTTTTTAACACCCACTTTGATCATAAGGGTACGATAGCACGGGACAAAAGCGCAGTACTAATTGCCAAAGAAATTAACCGCATTGCTGGTGAACATGCGACAATTCTGACCGGTGATTTTAATACTCCGCCCGGTTCCACGCCATACACGGCATTAATCGAATACGCTCTGATTGATACCGCATCGGACTTGGATGAAGAAAAGAAGTTCGGTACGGAATATACTACCAATGGCTGGGATATTGAAGCAGGGGATGAGCGAAAAAGAATCGACTACGTTTTTTACAAGGGAAACCAGATTTCCCCCCTTAGCTACCACGTGCTTGACGGGCAGCGTGGTGCACGGTTTATCTCGGACCATTTTCCCTTATTGGTCGATTTTGTGTTTGATACC
Encoded here:
- a CDS encoding endonuclease/exonuclease/phosphatase family protein, encoding MKSLICIAIFLSGMVGFAQNSGEELIVMSFNIRYNNPDDGVNIWENRKEWAAKSIRFFEADLVGAQEVTYPQLQDMEALLPTYAHIGVGREGGNKGEFTPIFYKKDRFELLEHSTFWLSETPQDVGSKGWDAALPRILTWAKFKDKNGDRVFYFFNTHFDHKGTIARDKSAVLIAKEINRIAGEHATILTGDFNTPPGSTPYTALIEYALIDTASDLDEEKKFGTEYTTNGWDIEAGDERKRIDYVFYKGNQISPLSYHVLDGQRGARFISDHFPLLVDFVFDTKD